In one window of Nerophis ophidion isolate RoL-2023_Sa linkage group LG05, RoL_Noph_v1.0, whole genome shotgun sequence DNA:
- the LOC133553210 gene encoding cytochrome P450 2K4-like isoform X1 — MGLLEAFLQADIYVHLLGAVVVLVVVYVASSTLNSNQGGNDPPGPKPLPVLGNLLQLDLKRPYNTLVELSKKYGPVFTIYLGSKKVVVLAGYKTVKEALVNHADEFGERDVLRLVTQYNKGHGVLWSNGDSWKEMRRFTLTNLRDFGMGRKVCEDKIIEECQHLMDVIRKFQGESFDTTQPINYAVSNIICSIVYGSRFEYDDPEFTAMVDGMNRKIQLAGSPSAQVYNMFPWLGKRLKQNKEFFRLTDDYSRKNLEIFCRLKKSLNPLMCRSLVDAFFVRKQQLEESGSSNGHFHDENLMWTVQNLFAAGTDTTATTLRWALLLMAKYPNVQEQVREELHNVIGHRQVQVEDRKNLPFTDAVIHETQRVANIVPMALPHSTSRDVTFRGHFIKKGTAIYVLLMSVLYDEDEWEKPRSFHPAHFLDKDGKFVMRDAFMPFSAGRRVCLGESLARMELFIFFSTLLQHFCFRPPSGVSEDHLDLTPRVGFTLSPTDHQLRALCCL; from the exons ATGGGATTGTTGGAAGCTTTTCTCCAGGCGGATATCTACGTCCACCTGCTGGGGGCTGTGGTCGTCCTAGTCGTTGTGTACGTTGCTTCATCCACTTTAAACTCCAATCAGGGTGGCAATGACCCCCCGGGACCAAAGCCACTTCCTGTGCTGGGAAACCTACTGCAATTGGACCTGAAGAGACCCTACAACACATTGGTGGAG CTCTCCAAGAAGTATGGCCCCGTGTTCACCATCTACCTGGGATCTAAGAAGGTGGTGGTCCTGGCCGGCTACAAGACGGTAAAGGAGGCACTGGTCAACCACGCCGATGAGTTTGGAGAACGAGATGTCTTACGACTGGTGACGCAATACAACAAAGGACATG GTGTCTTATGGAGCAATGGAGACTCCTGGAAGGAGATGAGACGCTTCACTCTCACCAACCTGAGAGACTTTGGAATGGGCAGGAAGGTGTGTGAAGACAAGATCATTGAGGAATGTCAACACCTCATGGATGTTATCAGGAAGTTCCAAG GAGAGTCCTTTGACACCACTCAGCCAATCAACTATGCCGTCTCAAACATCATCTGCTCCATCGTTTACGGAAGCAGGTTTGAATATGACGACCCCGAATTCACAGCCATGGTGGATGGAATGAACCGGAAAATCCAGCTGGCCGGCTCCCCGTCAGCTCAG GTCTATAACATGTTCCCGTGGCTGGGCAAAAGGCTAAAGCAGAACAAGGAATTTTTCAGACTGACCGACGACTACAGCAGGAAGAATCTGGAAATATTTTGTCGTTTGAAAAAAAGCCTCAACCCGCTGATGTGCAGAAGCCTTGTGGATGCCTTCTTTGTCCGCAAGCAGCAGCTGGAG GAGTCTGGCAGCAGTAACGGTCACTTCCATGATGAAAACTTAATGTGGACAGTCCAGAACCTCTTCGCCGCCGGTACCGACACCACAGCCACCACACTGAGGTGGGCTCTTCTCCTCATGGCCAAGTATCCAAACGTCCAAG AGCAGGTCCGTGAGGAACTGCACAACGTAATCGGGCATCGGCAGGTCCAGGTGGAGGACAGGAAGAACCTGCCTTTTACGGACGCCGTCATCCACGAAACCCAAAGGGTGGCCAACATCGTCCCCATGGCGCTTCCTCACAGTACTAGCCGGGACGTCACCTTCCGGGGTCACTTCATCAAGAAG GGGACCGCCATCTATGTCCTCCTCATGTCCGTCCTCTATGACGAGGACGAGTGGGAGAAGCCACGATCCTTCCATCCCGCCCACTTCCTGGACAAAGACGGAAAGTTTGTCATGCGAGACGCTTTCATGCCCTTCTCTGCAG GTCGTAGGGTCTGCTTGGGAGAAAGTCTGGCCCGCATGGAactcttcatcttcttctccaCACTCCTGCAGCACTTCTGCTTCAGGCCTCCCTCGGGCGTCTCAGAGGACCACCTAGACCTAACCCCACGTGTGGGATTCACGCTCAGCCCCACTGACCACCAGCTGCGAGCGCTGTGTTGTTTGTGA